The window TCAATCAAAGAAGGTAAACTGAACACTCATAAAACAGAGAAAACTCACTACTCATCACAACATCCATATCATCGTGTCATCAGTTGCTACTTATGTCTAAGTAGCATGTGTGCGTGTCAGGTGCAAAACAAACAAAACCTCAGTGAAAAAGAAATATTCCATGCACAAAATGACAATTTTGTCCTTTTAAATTATGAGTCCCACACCTGACACGTGTGGTGCTTTTTCATTGGGCTTGAACTGGGTCAGTCCAACGCTCTATTGGACATAACgcatccatcatcatcatcattcaacgACCACTACCCCTTTTCAACTAATATCTaccaatataaaatatatattgagAGATGCTTGAGTGCTCTCATGTCAACTATAGGTTATATGCTCCTACTTGACTTGTGACCCTCAAAAAAGATCCAGttaattgatctagaccgtccattaagtCCAATACACTTTCCTCggctaccatgcaaatatcacTTGGATctaatgatcttaaccatatgaaTAATGTCCTCTACTATGGACGATCAAGATCATTTGTACAAAAATATGTCTAACCAacaattcaatccatccatttcATACCTCACACTTCTgttatgcaatccaaaccatcccaccCATGGGTTGGAAAAAGAATGGCTATAAAAGAAAGGCTGAATATAGGATGTATTTGATTATCCGATCAGACTTAGTTTTGCATTGTAGCCCTTGAAATTAGTTCCAGACTAAattgacagttcagatcaatctcATGCAACTGTACAAATTACCAACGCAACTAAGAGcaccataacttatagtgctatgagagcattggagcatttccgTATTAGTTTTTATCTTGGACTGGGACCAGCCCTGCAAACTCACATTAGCCATGCATGGAACCATCCAACTGGGCCATGGGCTCAACCACTTTTAAATGTGGTTTTACCCACACCGACCATGTTCTAGAACATTGTTGGTGTGGCCAAAGACAATCAGATTGAAGATGTAGTTTTACTGCAGCTGTACCGGCAGTAGTACAAGTCAGGGTACACGGGTAGACTGTGGCCATAACGCCACCATCACTACCATTACGATATGGGCTGTAGCAGCCATTATGgtcagaaaaatataaaaacttccCCCATAATGGGCTGTTATGGGGCATTTTTCCTGTAATGCGTAGGGGaaaccaccattaccgttactgTTACATAACTGTTTTTGGATACCATGGTACTGGTAAAACATCAATTCCAGATATCCGCACACATGGGAGCGGACACACAAAGAAGAATACAGGGGCAAAAATTAAAGCTTTTCTATCTATAGCATTACCCATGGGACTGGTTGGAAACCATTTCACCATCCAAAGATTTTTAGACACATGACATAAAAACTCAACAGATATTTTGACTGTCAAGATAAACTAGAATAAATTCTCTTCAGTCACAATTTATTGAATTGTGGCAACTCATCCACGTCGCATATGGCTTATGTGCATGCCGATTGGGACCTTCTATATGAAGGGACCCACTTGGGGTGAAgttcttaaccatctgatttttgacAGGCACCAACCAGGCAATTAGGATAGCCTGATCAGTGTATTTTCGATTTATGATCCAATGACAATGGGGCCTGTGATTTGGATGATCTGCACTCGTATGCAAGTATGCCAACATGTACTGTGTATGAGCAGCCACAATTTTGCAAATTGTATGGCTGCCCAAACCTATAGAATGTAAAAATGGACGCAAATATCTCATTTCCTTGCTATTGAAATATTGGGAGATCATTAGGAATTGCCTGTTGATAGCCACTGACATCGCCTTCTGAAGTAGTGGCACTGCTCCAGCTCGGGTCTCCATCTTCACTCACCATTTTCAAGAAGAAGCTATGCCTGCGAAAGGAATATACCCAGCAATGTATGAAGATAATTCTGAAAAATCTTGGAATGTATTTCCTACAAACTTTGGACACAATCCCTGTCAATCCCATATGCTAAGATGTGCACGCTTCTACGGACAGAAATATATTCTTAATAAAACATCTGTACATATTTATGTAACAAGGACACTCCATCTTGATAATGCCCACATAGGTCAACATAGAATATTTGGAATGAGGGGAACGATCACATATGttcaagctgtgtggggcccacttttaagtACACGTGGAACCACAAGCGTGCATCCAGTGGCCCTCATGTTACCATACATCTCAataatcatcctgatccaaaactcacgtgggacACCACAGAGAATAATGTACAATCACACCTAAAACCTACATATTCAGTTGTTGTGGCCCGTTTGAATGGCCTGAGTTTCGGTTTGTACCTTTATCCTGCCATGGGGAACCTGATGACTTTGACAGATGAGATATACACGATCCCACATTCCATTTAGAAGTTTATATGGTGAGAGTCCCCATGCCCAATGCCACacattgttccctttggtgtggcccacctgagttacagATCAGGCTGGGTTTTGGGATCGAGAACCAAAATGGTCAGCACGTCTAATGGATGGGTAGAATGagactcacacatcatggtgggccccacacagcttaaatgtatgtgatcattccccttGGAATAAACTTAATTTACCTTTtctcttttatcattcagatacTATTTATGAGGTTTGCTAGACCCACATGCATCCTGTATGCATGTACGTCCCTttacatgtgtgggacatctggGCGGTGCATATGGTTGCCTCCACAATGAAGATGACCACAATCAACAATCATGTCAAGCCACCCAACAGGGGCGCCACTCCTACACCAAAAGAATAGATGATTTAAAGAAAGCTTCCCAACCATCCATGtcgaatgtgtggcccacctgatgagtagaccagcCTGACATCTGCATACGGTCATCCTCAGAGAAGGGGCCACCTTATGCACTGCTTAGATGTCCCACACGCTTGCCATTAGCACATTGGCATGTATGCTCCGTATCCACATACATGTGGGGCTAGCAGaaactatttattttatagtTAGAAAACAATTCTTTCAATATCAGAACATTTTTCTAAATGTTACGCTTTTCCAAACTAAGGTTGGTGTAATAATTTATCCTTAAATATTATCATACAAAAATACCATCGAGTGTCTGCTGTCAGTTCAGGGTGGAAAGCAGTTCCAAGCAAGTTCCCTTGCTTTACAGCTACAATCACTTTTTCCTCGGACACAGTTTTCTCCTGCAGCACCGTCCACCAAAAAATGTTAGGAGAATGTAACAAAAAAGTCTAGATAGCTATATTATATAGATGTATCTTGTAAAGAAGTGCAGTaaaaatcataaataaataaatcaccacAACATTGTCTTGACATGACATGGGATAGGACCCGAATAACACAAGCATAGATATGGTCACAAACCTAGGATGCAATAGCAAAATGATGTGATATATAATGAAGGCAAAGTTGATTACaagaaaaataagacatccaATTAAAAATATTTCATCCATCGACAGCGAGGGACCTGTTTGgtggacacctaaaaatgagttcatctcattttagttcgtCATTATTATGTTTATTAGACATATGGTTTATGGTTTACCTGAcaatatggtccttgatagagtggaatgatggaacaagattcatgtagttgacgctgattagttaggataaggctatgaatgatggtgatgatgacgacgacgactgCAATGGCGGCGgcgatgaagatgatgatgacgacgatgacaACAATGATGATTTTTAATCCTTACaaaaaagaaatatgatctctaatacataattataattaactaaaatgagatgaactcatgtTTAGGCATATACCAAATAAGCCCTAAGCCTTATCCCAGATAACTGGGATTAGCCCGATTAAAAAAGTTTCTACTTGGAGCATGAATGACTTTGTTTCCACTAAGGACACTTTGGTAACTATCCAACACAATCTTCAGCAGATTAGTAACATTTCGGGCAAATCTGTACCACTGGGAGCACATATAGAACTCTAGCAGGTACTAGTAATTACAACCAAGATGGGGCTATTTTGCATTAGTGTAGAAGCAAACTGCAATTTTCTCCTTCTAGTCTTATGATTACTTCGTACAGACATTACAACCACTCCGAAAGGGAATTCCTTTTGAGGACGGGTTGGATCTTGAACTTCTCCAAGCTCTAAATTTTCCTAATGGATTTTGCATGATTGGATTCAAGCACAAAAGTTATCATATGCTCGTAGATTGTGAAATTCATTTTGATCTCTTAaactatatatttaaatatggcATGATATGAAAATTAGCTTTCAACAGAATGTCTGATATGATTTGCCCTCGGAACCAGAAAACAATTGGATTGAACCTGTAACGGGTCATTTACTGCTCTGACATGAGACAGGTTTTAGAGGGGAATAGTGAATGAAGAATATCTACTCCTCCAGGACGCAGATCCTGCACAAGCACTAAAAAATACGGGATCTATTTAAGTTGCTTATCATTTATATGGAGACATCTCTTGCAGCAGACCAACATCCAATATATTTTTGCACAATTAAATTACCCATAATCCCATTGATGAACTTCCTCCTATCCAGATAACAATTCAGGCTTTGCTGAGCCCATGTGTACAAGTCTGCTAATGCACGCGGCATTCGCCAATGTGGCATAAAGGCAcagtatccaagccatccattagacAGTAACAAAACATGGATTCCCTATCCCAAGAATCAGTTTGctccactagtcaggtgggccacaactaacTGAACAAAtgtacaattgtcaaaaaatcagCCAAAGTTTTCTAAACCatccacttatttctaatatcatggcacgTCTAATATCATGGCACTCCTACTGAGTTGACAACCTTTATCTTTCAGCAACACAgtgaggtccacatgatggatggtttggattatttaCCTGTGTGCCACACTAGCATATGTGGTGGCATGTGCgttagctgacttgtacatgaGTGTGGGCTTTGCAAAGATGAAACAATTCTATTACTTCAAAAGGCCTGAGAAACATTGACAAGAATTTAGTAGTCGGCTTCAATACTTCAAATAACATGATATTGAGCAGCAGAAATTCTAATGACAGGTACATGTGATAGCTATCATATTATATCAGATCGATTTCTAAACGTCCATTCACTGTAATATAGAAAATGAGTGAAtggttcaaaaaagaaaaaagaaaaaagaaaaaagaaaaaaagaaagaaggaaagacagATTTAGTATAAGAATCTTCTGTCTACTGTACATTCAATAACGTAAGCCAGAAACCCGGGAAAGAAAAAAGGCCAGAATAACAACCTCCTGACTTTCAAAAGATGATTTTGGACTTGTGGATTTGTCCACTGCAACAGAATAATAAGCTAGGACTTCCACATCAGGTCCTGCTTCCAGGATTGCAGGCGCACGAATAAATACTCCACGAAAACTGGCAGGGCCACCTTCCTTTGCTGCAAGCTCAGGCACTAAAAGCTCTGTTTCAAAGCTTTGAAGCTGCGAAAATGATTGGGCTGATCAAACACATATGCGAGAGAGAAGCTTCACTTACTGCTCTCAGAAATTGAAAAAGACAGGCTGCTAATACCAAAATTTCCAAGACAAATATGTGAACATCCAAATGAAGAAATTATGCAAAATCACCTGACTGCCAAAGAAGTTCCGATGGACTGTGCAATCTAGGCCCCCAACAAGCTCCTGTCCTCCTAATTTCTGCCCTGAGAAGTGATGCAATCAGGGCCTTCAAACGAGTGTCATGCAACGTAATCACATGAGAGCTCCACATGATCGCAGGTGCCATACGTGTGGCCCCACTTAGCCGCACATGTCATATGTGTGGCCCTATTTACCTACACGTATGGACCATATGATCATACAGTTTATGTGTATAATTGCTCTTTTATTTTGCtttaattttataacaatttaaataAAGTGAATGACTAAAATACCCCACTCATGGTACATTGTTAAGTGACCATAAGGGCCTGCTTGTTTTTTAAAAGCAATGGGAAATACACAGTAAATAGTAATTATTATGATTTCaccgtgtttgaaaattcataggaatttgtgcctttgaaattggttcaaaagagataattttaatttttgaactgcaaggtaatgcatatgatatatccattctgtccatctgttttattacaatattttggagcatgagacaaaaaatgaagcagatccaacactctagtggcccacgccaaaagaaacagtggccccataaagtttttaacggtaagtattcgattcccttttttgtatgacgtggcccacttgagtattggatatgcctcaattttttactcatgctatgaattcaactggaataatggatgaacggtgtggataagcgaaatgcatcacagtgggacccacagatattttgtaatattcttggttttcGTGTCAAAAAGTAAGCAGTCAAATCAAGTATGTTGTAAATGTaaggggaaataattattacttttttacatgGTATTTACCAGTtcaccggaaaatcaaacacgccctaagggaaCGGAGTAGAGAAGAGGGGGGAAGGTGTCCAAAGCAAGGTATTATGCCCTGTGACAGCCAAATAAGGTTCAAGGTTCATTTCATTAAATAGCCATATAAGGCCCACACTTGGACACATAAAGGGTGTATGcattgatataaaaataaaaaaataaaaaagttcagTTGCTTTGTCTTGTTTGGAGAAGAAATAGACAGGAGCTGTCCAAAGCAAGGTATTAGGCCCCGTAACAGCCGGGGAAAAAAAGGGAGGGAAAACTAAAAAATTATtggcaaaatttttattttatttttttaaagaagaaaaaaggatcccaaatatgtattcttttctgGTTTTGGACATATATTTCGTTGTGTAACAGGCCATTTTTTGGTAAGTGTCTATCATGTAGTGTCAGCTTGACCTATTGAAGGTTGACacaaataggccctaattgaacacaaatcaagcatgatttggtggattagggagcattacatataaatacaacgaaagatgaaaaaatggaaaaataaataaataaacaaaatacatGGTGACGGTTAACCCTCTTCTTCAAATATATCCCAAAATGGTCCACTTCGCTTCAATTCACCGAACCCAACTCAAattgtgttttgatcctcaaaatagacttggttgaaatgaagaaagaagtggaaaaTGAAACAAAGATTTTCCAAATAGGCCTTTTATGGCCATATGGACCTGCAATGGCCGATACAACTCCATAATGGTGCCAATATGGGCCGTTACGGTCCATTTTTTCATAAAGAACCAATTAAACCCCATATTCATGTGATGGGGCGACCATTCCTTTATGTATTGGCCGATATGTAACCATTTTTCAATACCATGGTTCAAAGAAATCTCAAGCAATCAACTAGAGGGTTGTAGGATACATTCCCCACAACATCAAAGCCAATTGGCTCTTGGTGGGTTTATATCTTCAAACCAACGTGTTACGAAGCCTCTGTTTATTACAATATAGTATGCAAATAGTAATTCCGCTTACCAACAGCTCTGTCAGCCAGGAAAATAAGACCAGCGCAAGTCCCCCAGACAGGTTTCCCTGTCTTAACGAAGTCTCGTAGGGCAGGGAACTGCAAAGAGGAAACATACATCAGCTTATTGATTATTCCCCACTAGATTCGTGAATTTTGGTTGAATCAACAAGCACACATTTCACCAAATTAGTTTTGATTCGAATATAACATTACATGGATACAATAGGATGAAACAaagatgtgatatatatatatatatatatatatatatatatatagagagagagagagagagagagagagagagagagagagagagagagagagagcgagcggGGGGTGACAAGATGGCACAAGTAGAGGAGTATGAAACAGAAACCTATAAAGAAGAAACTGCATTCCATTTGACTGAGTAGGTGGCTCCCATCTGGAATTGACCCACCCGTTCACCTCATCAATGCCAGTGCACAACAAAACAAGAATTTCCTCCAAACATTCCCAACTGGACAATTGGACTTTTTCCTCTAGAATATGGACCACTGG is drawn from Magnolia sinica isolate HGM2019 chromosome 5, MsV1, whole genome shotgun sequence and contains these coding sequences:
- the LOC131246001 gene encoding probable pyridoxal 5'-phosphate synthase subunit PDX2 isoform X2, which encodes MPSVGVLALQGSFNEHIAGELLFFFPFLLPKNRKREEDVSAPFLILYSLYHPVSALRRIGVKGVEVRKAEQLENVNGLIIPGGESTTMAKLAHYHNLKLGGQELVGGLDCTVHRNFFGSQLQSFETELLVPELAAKEGGPASFRGVFIRAPAILEAGPDVEVLAYYSVAVDKSTSPKSSFESQEEKTVSEEKVIVAVKQGNLLGTAFHPELTADTRWHSFFLKMVSEDGDPSWSSATTSEGDVSGYQQAIPNDLPIFQ
- the LOC131246001 gene encoding probable pyridoxal 5'-phosphate synthase subunit PDX2 isoform X1, producing MPSVGVLALQGSFNEHIAGELLFFFPFLLPKNRKREEDVSAPFLILYSLYHPVSALRRIGVKGVEVRKAEQLENVNGLIIPGGESTTMAKLAHYHNLFPALRDFVKTGKPVWGTCAGLIFLADRAVGQKLGGQELVGGLDCTVHRNFFGSQLQSFETELLVPELAAKEGGPASFRGVFIRAPAILEAGPDVEVLAYYSVAVDKSTSPKSSFESQEEKTVSEEKVIVAVKQGNLLGTAFHPELTADTRWHSFFLKMVSEDGDPSWSSATTSEGDVSGYQQAIPNDLPIFQ